One Thermococcus sp. M36 genomic window, CTCCTTCCTCCCCTCCCAGCCGCGGGGATTGTTCTTGAACTCTTCGAAGTTTATCGAGTAGACTATGAGCTCCGGGAAGGTGAAGGGGCCGAACTTCTCCCTGCTTATCTCTATGTATTTCCTGTAGTAATAACAGGTTGATTCCGGGGTCGTTCCGCCGATTATGCCTATCCTCTTCATGCAAATCCCCAAAGAGAAAGGCTTTTGGGGTTTATGAGGGTTTCGATTTTACAATAGTTCTGCGAAAATGCAAAGGTTCATAAGCCGTCCTGAGTACACTGGGCCGGAAGGACGGATGAGCGGTCCGGTGGTCAACATGTCCGCGAAAATGGGCGTCAGATTCTTTGATGAGAGCATCGTTAAGGGCGGGTTCCCCCCAGGTTCGACAATACTCGTGGCAGGAGAGCCCGGAGCGGGGAAAACGATTTTCAGCTCCATGTTCCTCTACAACGGGATGGCAAAGTACGGTGAAAAGGCGATATACGTCTCCCTTGCCGAGACCAAGGAGGACTACTATGATGAAATGAAGCGCCTTGGAATGGACTTTGAGGAGATGGAGCGTTCTGGCCTATTCAGGTTCATTGACCTCATAACCGTAACCCCTGAGACCATCGAAAAAGAGATCGAGCTCATAATGGGGGAGATACTCACATTCCGGCCAAGAAGAATAGTCATAGACTCTATAAGCGCCTTTGCACAGCTCCTTGGGGTTGAGAAGACCAGGATGTTCCTCCACACAACGCTCGGAAGGTTCGTCAAATCCTTTGGGGCCGTGACCCTGCTCGTGGCGGAGAAGCCCCTGGGGCGCGGTGTAATCGGTTACGGCGTGGAAGAATTCGTCGTAGACGGCGTTATCCTGCTCAGGTACCACAAAATAGGGGAAACTGTCCGCAGGGTAATGGAGATACCAAAGATGAGGCGCAGGGCCATAGAAAAGGCCCAGTACGAATACGTGATAACCAGCAGGGGGATACAGTTCCTGGAAGTTCCCGACCTGGTAATGACCAGGAGGGACTCGACATCCGAAAAGGTAACAACGGGCATTCCCAAGCTGGACGAGCTCCTGGACGGAGGGGTGTACCGCGGTTCCGTCACACTCATCGTTGGGATGACTGGAACAGGGAAGACCACCTTTTCCCTGCACTTTGCGGTGGCAAACGCACTCCTGGGCAGAAAGGCCCTTTACATAGGTTTCGAGGAGCCCATCGGCCAGCTCAAGAGGGCGGCCAGGGGCTACGGGCTGCCAATTGACGATGCCCTGAAGGAAAACCTCAAGCTCGTAGGGTGGGTCCCGGAGGCAAAGAGCCCGGTCCACACGTTTATACGGGTAAAACAGCTCATTGAGGATGAGCGGCCGGACGTCCTTGTCCTGGAGAGCCTGACGGCCCTGAGGGAGCACATGGATCCGGACGAACTCTCCAAGATGGTGAGGTACCTCGGCCTCATGGTCAAGGAGCACAACATCGCGGCATACGTAACGCTGAACGCGGAGACGAACTTTGAGGTCGTCCCCCACACCAGGGCCAGCACCCTTGCGGACAACATACTGGGACTCAAATACGCCATCGTAAACGACACGATAGAACGCAGGCTGGCCATAATCAAAGCCAGGAGCTCAAATCATTCAAGGAGGATATACAGGTACGAGATAACACCAAGGGGGATTGAGATATATGGATGAAGCCCGAAAGGTTCTCGTCAAGGCGGTCGTGTACTCCGTCGAAAAGGCGAACCCCACACTGAAGAACCTCCTTGAACTGCACCTGAAGAGCACCACAGGGCAGGGCTTTGAGCTTGCCTACAACAACCCCACCCTGTTCAAAGAGTCGGTCGCCAAGCTCTTCGGAGAGTATAGCTCCAGGCTCCTGGAGATGATAATCATCGGCTACTTCAGGGAGAACCTCGGCATGAAGGCGGACTTTAGCACGCTGGAAGACCTCGTGGAGTACCTTAAAACGGTGTACGGGTGATGCGGGTGGAGGATGCCGACCCCTTGCATCTCGTGCTCAACGCTACCCGTGTTATAAGCCCTACCCTGATACAGTACGAGCTGGGGAGCGACATCGAGGTAATCATGATGAATTTCCTCCACAGCATGCGGGAGGCCTACGATGACATAATGGTGGTTTCATTCTACGACGGATACCACACCATGAGGAAGTACGCGGAGGCCATCTTCGGTGCGGACTTTGTGGACGATATATTCAACGGCTCGACCCTGGTGTCAGTCAACTCCTTCCTTGAAGATCAATATGGCCCCACGAAAAGGATACTGACAACGGATCCTGAGATCATCGTTGGCAGACTGCTTGAAATAACCGGAAGCCTCCAGAGGAAGACCCTCGTCCTGCTCCTGGGCCTCGACTTCTACGGAATACGGGCGGCACCCACAACCTGATAGCCCTGTTCCCGCGGCTGGTAACCGTCCTGAATCGAAGGAAAAACTTCACCGTTGTGGCAACCCTCAATGTCAGGGTGTTCCCCAAATCAGTGGTCAGCATAATAAACAGCTTCGTCTTCAATGTCGTCCAGGTGGGGGTGGAGCTGAAAGACCACCAGATAGTGCGCTACCTCCAGATAATCCGCACACCGTTCCTTGAGTACAACCTGAAGAAGTGGCACTACACGATAATAGGAAAAACGGTGGTGTTCAAACCCGTTAGCGCTCCGGAGGGGCTTTGAGGCGAGCCTGCTTTCGTCTCTAGAATGGCAAAAGGAAAAGGTGCTACGCCAGAAGTCCAGTTATCTCGTCCCAGAGCCTCTCCGCCAGTTCCCTTTTTGACATCCTCGGCAGCTTTTTAACAGAATCCCTGGCCACCAGCAGAACCTCATTCTCCTCGCTCCCGAATGCACGGAGGGTGTTGGCGACAACGAGGTCACTTCCGGCCCGTTCTATCTGCTTTCTGGCGGCCTCGATAAGTTCCTCCTCGCTCAGCCCCGTCTCGGCCTTAAATCCTACGAGGAAGGCCTCTGGCTGGAGCTCCTTTATCCTGTCTATTATCTTCGGTGTCGGTTCAAGCTCAAGTGTCAGCTCCCTTCCGCTCTTTATCTTGACGCCCGCCCTCTCCTTAACCCTGAAGTCGCTGACGGCGGCGGCCAGGATGACAACGTCATACTTCCCGTTCTTCAGCTCGTTCTCAATAGCCTCAAGCATCTCCTCCACCGTTTCAACCTCGATCTGGTTCTCGACGAAGCTCGGCACGCTGCCCTTCGTCCTTATCAGAGTGACCTCCGCACCCCGGAAGTCGGCCTCTTCCGCGATCGCGACCCCCATCCTGCCGGAGCTCGCGTTGGTGATGTACCTTATCGGGTCTATATACTCCCGCGTTGCTCCAGCGGTTACCAGAACTCTCTTTCCGGCTAGGTCTTTCCGGTGGAGCTTCTTTATCACGCGGTAGACGATCTCGTCAATCGAGGCCACCTTTGCCTTGCCCTCCTCAAAGCGGGGCCCTATGAACTCGACGCCGAGCTTCTTGAGCTTCTCGATGTTCTCAACCACCACCGGGTGCTCGTACATGCTGGAATGCATTGCAGGGGCTATCATCACCGGTGTGTGGGCAAAAGCCGTTGTCACGACGGTTGTAACTGGTGTGTCATCAATTCCGCAGGCGATTTTCCCTATCGTGTTCGCCGTGGCGGGACAGACAAGGATCAGGTCGGCTTTGTTTTCATGGTCTCCGGCGAGCTCGACGTGCTCTATGAAGCCGGTAATTTCCGTCACGACAGGGTTCCCTGTGGCGAACTCCATCGCGTAGGGATGGATTATCTTGGTCGCGTTCTCGCTCATCACTGCGTGGACTTCCGCCCCGTGGCGGATAAGCTCCCTTGCGAGCTTAACGCATTCAACGGCGGCTATACTGCCGGGAATGGCCAGGACAATCTTCTTTCCAACGAGTTTCCGACTCTTTGTGGCGTGGATAAGTTTAACGTGGTGAAGCATGGGGACACCTCCAAGAAGAGCTGGGGCTAAACCATATATAATTGTTGGGAATTTAAAGCTCCCTCACAGCGTCGTCCTCAAACTTGCTGATCTCTTCGGAAGTGCCGACCCACACCACTATAACCGGCTCGACGGTTATCATGCCGTCCTTTATCATGGGCTTTATCTCGTTGATTGCCCTTTCGACTTTGTAGCCCCTATCGACGACCTCCACCACTACGGGCAGATCGGTTGAGAGCCTCATAACATCGGTGGAGTGAACACGGCTCTTTTTTCCGAAGCCGTATATGCCCCGATAAACGGTGGCCCCTGCAATCCCCATTTCCCGGAGCTTTTCAACGATGGCCTTGTAAAGGGGCTTTCCCTCAAAGCGGTCGTTTTCGCCCAGGTATATTTTGAGCCTGAGGGTGTTCCAGTGTTCTACCTCGACCATAAACTCTCACCTCCGGGCCAGAATGAAGCCCGCAAACACTAGGGCAATGGTGATTATAACGTTTGCCGCGACGTTGAGGCCCGCTATCAGGTACTCCCTCTCGCGGAGGAGGGAGAATGTCTCGTACGAGAAGGTGGAGAAAGTGCTCAGGGCACCGCAGAAGCCGGTTCCAAAGAACGCCCTCCAGTCGGGGGGCACGTCCATCCCCCAGAATAGCAGGCCGTAGAGGTAGCCGAGGATTAGGCTGGCCACGCTGTTCACCAGCAGCGTTCCGACAGGGAAGTCCCTGTAAACAGGGAGTATACCTGAGAGGTAGAACCTTGCCAGGGCACCGAGTGCACCGCCCATCATTATTGCCGCGATTATTCTGAAGTTCATGTTCCCACCTTCAGAGTTTCTGAACTTTCTGGACTTCCAACCTGCCTCCAGTGGATCCTTACTTAAGGTTTTGGGATATACCAAGCCCAAAAACATTGCAGAATACGGGATAGACAATTGCGGGCTCCGACTTATTGGCCGTGAGGGTTGTTGCTTCTCTACCCACCGTCCCCGATCCTTCCGAAGTTCAGATAGTAGCGGATTTTTTTGACTATCTCCCCGTAGTCCCTCCCCGGGAGCCCCAGCTTTTCCCTCAGCCTCCTGTTCTGGGCTATCATCGCCGAGAGCTGGATCGAGAGGTTCTGGTTGTCCATGGCAAGGTAGTACGTCCTGAACTTGAGGGGGGACCACTTTCCCTCCAGCTCGTAGAGCTTCCTCTCCAGATCGTCCATCTTTTCCTCAAGCTCCCTCAGCTTGACGTCTGTCACGTTTTCAGTGTCCCTCAAAAAATCCCCCATAAGGAGTATCTTGATGGCCTCCTCAGTCCTGAAGCCGTACTTCCGGGCGATTTCTTCCACCCGCCGGAAAACCGCATCGGGTATCTCAACGCTTACCTTCCGCTCCAGCCTCTTCCCCGAGCCCACGACCACCTTCAAGTTTCCTCACCTTCTCAAGTTCATGGTTCTCCCTGCTTATCTCCTCTCTAACCCCCATCAGCCACACCTTGTCCTCCGCCGCGGTTTTCTCGAACTCGACGAGTGACGCGTAGTGTCCCTCCATCTCCTCTAGCTTCAGCTCAAGCTCCCTTACGCGTTCGAGAATGTAGCGGTACCTCAGGACTCGGAGGGTCTCCTCCAGCCTGTCGAGCTGGGCGACCCTCCCTGCGATGGCCCCTTTCTCCCTTCGAAGCTTGCCTAGTTCCTCCGGGGAGACCCTCAGCTCAAACTTTCCAGCCAACCCTTATCCCCTTCCTGCCTCTCTTTCTGCCTTTCCTGAAGCCGGTTATGTTTATCGCCAGCGGACGGCCTTTCAGGGCCTCTATAGACCGCCTTATCGCAGCTACCTCCTCCTTGCATGGGCCAGACTCGGAGCGGTAGTCAGAGTTGTTAATAAATCCCTGAAGAAGCCCACGGAGCCGTTCCAGCTTGTCCTTCTGAACCTCTCTGAGGGCCCCGGCAAACGCCGGCCGGCTCTTTTTCAGTTCGTCCATCAGGAGCTCACAGTGCCTCTTGCAGAGAATCGCGTCGGAGTCTCTGTAAACCGGCAGCAGTTCGTCCATCCTCTCAGCCACAGCGGCCACTGTGAGGGCTTCCTTCTCCTCCACGAGGGTGCAGAGGTGGCACTTTCCTTCCCTTACCGGTTTATCCCCATCGAAGGAGCCAAGGTATTCTCCCAGCATGTGCTCGTATATGATGGCCACGCCGAGGCCGCCGTAAAGCGGGTTCGAGGATGCCGTCTCAAAGAGCCTCCATGCGTGATACGGGCACAGGCCGAGGCTTTCCTTGAAGCGCTCCCTGACCTCCGGGTCGTTGACGTGCTCGTAGAGCACTGTGCCTATTTCATCTTTCTCAAACTTTTCAAGGATTCTGCAGACTGGACAGCCCCCGCTTTCAAAGGCTTCCCTGAGGTATACACCTATGAGGTCCATATTCATCACGGAAGAAACTTCACCATCGAATCGACCACTGCCAGCGCCCTGTAGGTGTTCTGGAAGTTCGAGATGCCCAACTCAAGGCTCCTTCTGAAGCCGCCGTTGGAGTTCTGGAGCTGGCGTATGAACCAAACGTGCCTCCTGGGGCAGGTAGGTGCCTCATCCTGCAATTCCAGCCCCCTTGCGGCGTAGAATGTTGGCTCAAGGTAGGGTGGAAGGCTGTATGGAACCTCCGTGAAGCCGCCCCAGTCACCGCAGAGCTCACAGTTCCCGAAGTGGGGGCTCTTCGGCGGCCTGTAGCCGAGGGTGTGGAGAGTATAGATCGCCTGGTAGGTCATTGTTGTGGTCGGCCTCTTTACACCGTAGCCGTTTCCGTTCCTGAACTTCATGACGAACTTTCTGATGGCCTCCTTTTCCTCGCCGGAGAATCTGTAGCCGATTGCACTGAGTGCCTTCACCACCCAGTATGTCGCCTCAAGCGGCGTCGCGGTTCCAAACTCCTCACTGCCGCCGAGACCGACTGCAAACTTCCCCTCAAGCGGGTTGTACTTGGTGAAGACGATATCCACGTGCTCCATCGCGATGTCTTTTGCCCCAAGGATCGCCAGCCCTTCGAGTGCCATGGCTATGGCAACGACGGCGGTCTGGGGCTGTATAGCCCTTTCGAGGAACTCGATCGTCTTTCCTTTTTCCGGAACCTCCATCCCCAGGAGATCGTAGATTTTAACAGCATAATAAGTATCATTGACGTTCGTA contains:
- a CDS encoding ATPase domain-containing protein; the protein is MSAKMGVRFFDESIVKGGFPPGSTILVAGEPGAGKTIFSSMFLYNGMAKYGEKAIYVSLAETKEDYYDEMKRLGMDFEEMERSGLFRFIDLITVTPETIEKEIELIMGEILTFRPRRIVIDSISAFAQLLGVEKTRMFLHTTLGRFVKSFGAVTLLVAEKPLGRGVIGYGVEEFVVDGVILLRYHKIGETVRRVMEIPKMRRRAIEKAQYEYVITSRGIQFLEVPDLVMTRRDSTSEKVTTGIPKLDELLDGGVYRGSVTLIVGMTGTGKTTFSLHFAVANALLGRKALYIGFEEPIGQLKRAARGYGLPIDDALKENLKLVGWVPEAKSPVHTFIRVKQLIEDERPDVLVLESLTALREHMDPDELSKMVRYLGLMVKEHNIAAYVTLNAETNFEVVPHTRASTLADNILGLKYAIVNDTIERRLAIIKARSSNHSRRIYRYEITPRGIEIYG
- a CDS encoding NitrOD5 domain-containing protein, with amino-acid sequence MDEARKVLVKAVVYSVEKANPTLKNLLELHLKSTTGQGFELAYNNPTLFKESVAKLFGEYSSRLLEMIIIGYFRENLGMKADFSTLEDLVEYLKTVYG
- the coaBC gene encoding bifunctional phosphopantothenoylcysteine decarboxylase/phosphopantothenate--cysteine ligase CoaBC, whose protein sequence is MLHHVKLIHATKSRKLVGKKIVLAIPGSIAAVECVKLARELIRHGAEVHAVMSENATKIIHPYAMEFATGNPVVTEITGFIEHVELAGDHENKADLILVCPATANTIGKIACGIDDTPVTTVVTTAFAHTPVMIAPAMHSSMYEHPVVVENIEKLKKLGVEFIGPRFEEGKAKVASIDEIVYRVIKKLHRKDLAGKRVLVTAGATREYIDPIRYITNASSGRMGVAIAEEADFRGAEVTLIRTKGSVPSFVENQIEVETVEEMLEAIENELKNGKYDVVILAAAVSDFRVKERAGVKIKSGRELTLELEPTPKIIDRIKELQPEAFLVGFKAETGLSEEELIEAARKQIERAGSDLVVANTLRAFGSEENEVLLVARDSVKKLPRMSKRELAERLWDEITGLLA
- a CDS encoding DUF190 domain-containing protein, which translates into the protein MVEVEHWNTLRLKIYLGENDRFEGKPLYKAIVEKLREMGIAGATVYRGIYGFGKKSRVHSTDVMRLSTDLPVVVEVVDRGYKVERAINEIKPMIKDGMITVEPVIVVWVGTSEEISKFEDDAVREL
- the crcB gene encoding fluoride efflux transporter CrcB, whose product is MNFRIIAAIMMGGALGALARFYLSGILPVYRDFPVGTLLVNSVASLILGYLYGLLFWGMDVPPDWRAFFGTGFCGALSTFSTFSYETFSLLREREYLIAGLNVAANVIITIALVFAGFILARR
- a CDS encoding DUF6062 family protein, yielding MNMDLIGVYLREAFESGGCPVCRILEKFEKDEIGTVLYEHVNDPEVRERFKESLGLCPYHAWRLFETASSNPLYGGLGVAIIYEHMLGEYLGSFDGDKPVREGKCHLCTLVEEKEALTVAAVAERMDELLPVYRDSDAILCKRHCELLMDELKKSRPAFAGALREVQKDKLERLRGLLQGFINNSDYRSESGPCKEEVAAIRRSIEALKGRPLAINITGFRKGRKRGRKGIRVGWKV